In the genome of Candidatus Omnitrophota bacterium, one region contains:
- a CDS encoding lipid II flippase MurJ, translated as MFRDIVKTTFWSASGKSIGFLVPFFIAAWFGVSGSTDVFFFAYGIIIYLSGIFSNSIESSIVPFIAEVRSRDEKQVGFFVGKVLTIGVVTFLIAGAIFLTISRPLLGIVTNFSSWQLTFLLKILTEMLPLLILLIATSILSGVLNAYKIFIFPAVLPAFRAAVILSAIFSLKSKIGVHAIALGYVLGEAFRLCILWSTVLHRKLFSIRFSLVFDTESLNFLKTFSHLVIGLAALGLNSIIDKVMASWLQEGSVSVLEYADRLYMIPVALLSSGFIVTTLSHWSKTYYENGGNKELFKEKIMRAAKLLLVVSLAVTIFLAVFSKPLIGFVYGYGQFPKDRLAEVRWVWLAYLAGFAPFTLCQLFVIRRLVMKETLVPMKIALIMNILNVALNLILMRVIGLPGIALATSITYLVADLLYLIL; from the coding sequence TTGTTTAGAGACATTGTCAAGACCACATTTTGGAGCGCATCAGGCAAATCGATTGGATTTCTGGTGCCGTTTTTTATAGCGGCCTGGTTTGGGGTGAGCGGCTCTACGGATGTATTTTTCTTTGCTTACGGGATCATCATTTATCTATCCGGAATATTCAGTAATTCAATAGAGAGCTCAATAGTGCCGTTTATAGCGGAAGTAAGGTCAAGAGATGAAAAGCAGGTAGGGTTTTTTGTAGGCAAGGTTTTAACGATAGGTGTCGTTACCTTCTTAATAGCCGGCGCCATTTTTCTCACAATATCCCGCCCGCTCCTGGGCATAGTAACTAATTTTTCGTCTTGGCAACTTACTTTTTTACTAAAGATATTGACGGAGATGCTGCCGTTGCTTATCCTGCTCATCGCGACGAGCATATTAAGCGGGGTACTTAATGCCTATAAAATATTCATATTTCCGGCGGTATTGCCGGCCTTTCGGGCCGCGGTTATATTATCGGCAATTTTTTCGCTGAAATCAAAAATAGGAGTACATGCTATAGCCCTGGGGTATGTTTTAGGGGAAGCCTTCCGTCTCTGTATATTATGGAGTACGGTTTTGCACAGAAAGTTGTTCTCTATCAGGTTCTCGCTGGTCTTTGATACGGAATCGTTGAATTTTTTAAAGACTTTTTCGCACTTAGTTATTGGACTGGCCGCACTTGGGCTGAACTCCATTATCGATAAGGTCATGGCCTCCTGGCTTCAAGAAGGAAGCGTATCGGTCCTTGAATATGCGGATAGGTTATATATGATTCCCGTTGCATTATTATCCAGCGGGTTCATAGTTACAACTCTTTCCCACTGGAGTAAGACCTATTATGAGAATGGCGGCAATAAAGAGTTATTCAAAGAAAAAATTATGAGGGCTGCCAAATTATTATTAGTAGTTTCTTTGGCCGTGACGATTTTTTTGGCGGTCTTCAGCAAGCCTCTGATAGGATTTGTATACGGTTATGGACAATTTCCAAAAGACAGGTTGGCTGAAGTAAGATGGGTTTGGCTTGCTTATCTTGCGGGGTTCGCCCCATTCACATTATGCCAGCTTTTTGTCATAAGACGCCTTGTAATGAAAGAAACGCTTGTACCGATGAAAATAGCGCTTATCATGAATATATTAAACGTAGCGCTAAATCTGATTCTTATGAGAGTTATTGGATTGCCGGGGATTGCGCTGGCCACAAGCATCACATATCTTGTGGCGGATTTGCTATATCTTATTTTGTAG
- a CDS encoding radical SAM protein: MKRRNKILLIEPLFHRLYKPSYSLDLYPLSLGYLAGAIKNNTDWEVMAYNADFTPHSEKRSVVYETGEGFRRYLDNLKNPAAEIWNEVRSVIKDWRPDVVGITAKSQNFKSACIIAKIAKECDKGTIVIMGGPHPSMVGEDIFACPEIDIGVKGEGEKTIVELLHAIRHDSGLQNISGVMYRTKDGVAENASQAYIDDLDSLRFPIENAKTALKDYGLYPKEAFRHIFATRGCPYNCVFCGSRNIWSRRVRFRSPDNIIEEIKLCQSMGLKAVSFEDDYFGVTRKYVFDLCNSIIRQCPGLKWACEIHVKLVDEETIAIMKKAGCFSIRLGIESGNDEMLKLIRKNITVEEALSAAKIIKKYSIDLHVFYMIGFPQETEETLMDTFSQMKNIPCDLLIYSIFTPYPGTEAFDLCKKMGVIGESYDVALYNHQSPMNYFCPAISKERFRELAGLIEVTVDKKNRRNRIKRMFSSNILWRIKEKGILESLRKGLMTLAGK, translated from the coding sequence ATGAAACGACGAAATAAAATCCTGCTGATCGAGCCGTTATTCCATAGGTTGTATAAGCCCTCATATTCTCTTGATCTCTATCCTCTTTCTCTTGGTTATCTTGCCGGAGCTATCAAGAATAACACAGATTGGGAAGTAATGGCTTACAATGCCGACTTCACGCCGCACAGCGAGAAGCGAAGCGTCGTTTACGAAACGGGCGAAGGTTTTCGCAGGTACCTGGACAATTTAAAAAACCCAGCCGCAGAGATATGGAACGAAGTTAGATCGGTGATCAAGGATTGGAGGCCGGATGTTGTAGGTATTACGGCCAAATCGCAAAATTTTAAGTCGGCATGCATAATTGCCAAAATTGCGAAAGAATGCGACAAAGGGACGATTGTAATAATGGGAGGGCCTCATCCGTCGATGGTCGGAGAAGATATCTTTGCTTGCCCCGAAATAGATATAGGCGTAAAAGGCGAGGGGGAGAAGACCATTGTCGAACTGCTTCATGCTATAAGGCATGACAGCGGGCTTCAAAATATAAGCGGCGTTATGTACAGAACAAAAGACGGTGTAGCTGAGAATGCGAGCCAGGCATATATAGATGATTTAGATTCGCTAAGATTTCCCATAGAAAATGCAAAAACGGCATTGAAAGACTATGGCTTGTATCCAAAGGAGGCTTTTAGGCACATATTTGCCACAAGAGGCTGTCCGTATAACTGCGTGTTCTGTGGGTCCAGAAATATTTGGAGCAGGAGAGTGAGATTCAGGTCTCCGGATAACATAATTGAAGAAATTAAACTATGCCAAAGTATGGGCCTGAAGGCGGTTTCTTTCGAAGACGACTATTTTGGAGTGACCAGGAAATACGTCTTTGATTTATGTAATTCAATCATAAGACAGTGCCCTGGTCTCAAATGGGCATGCGAAATTCATGTGAAACTGGTGGACGAGGAAACTATCGCTATAATGAAAAAAGCCGGATGTTTTTCGATACGTCTTGGCATTGAGTCAGGGAACGATGAAATGTTAAAACTGATACGCAAGAATATTACTGTTGAAGAAGCTTTGTCGGCAGCCAAGATAATAAAAAAATACAGCATCGACCTGCACGTTTTTTATATGATCGGATTTCCTCAGGAAACAGAAGAAACATTAATGGACACTTTCAGTCAAATGAAGAATATCCCGTGCGATCTTTTGATATATAGTATCTTTACGCCTTATCCCGGTACGGAGGCCTTCGATCTATGTAAGAAGATGGGGGTAATAGGGGAGAGCTATGATGTCGCTCTTTATAATCATCAAAGTCCAATGAATTATTTTTGTCCTGCTATATCAAAGGAGCGGTTCAGGGAATTGGCGGGACTCATCGAAGTTACTGTTGATAAAAAAAATAGGCGTAACAGAATAAAACGTATGTTTTCCTCGAATATTCTCTGGAGGATAAAGGAAAAGGGGATATTGGAGAGCCTTCGTAAAGGCTTAATGACTCTTGCGGGTAAGTAA